Within Halarchaeum grantii, the genomic segment ACATGCTCTTCCTCATGTACACCTCCGGCACCACCGGCCAACCCAAGGGCGTCAAACACACCACCGGCGGCTATCTCGCGTGGACCGCGTGGACCTCGCAGGCCGTCCTCGACATCAAGCCCGAGGACACCTACTTCTGCGCCGCCGACATCGGCTGGATCACCGGCCACTCCTACATCGTCTACGGCCCGCTCGCGCTCGGCACCACCTCCATGATGTACGAGGGCACCCCGGACTACCCCACCCGCGAGCGCCTCTGGCAGATCATCGAGGAGTACGAGGCCGACCAGCTCTACACCGCGCCCACCGCCATCCGCTCGTTCATGAAGTGGGGCGAGGAGTACCCCGCGAACCACGACCTCTCCAGTCTCCGCCTCCTCGGGACCGTCGGCGAACCCATCAACCCGCGCGCGTGGAAGTGGTACTACAAGCACATCGGCAACGAGGAGTGCCCCATCGTCGACACGTGGTGGCAGACCGAGACCGGCGGCCACATGGTGACGACGCTCCCCGCCGTCAACGACATGAAGCCCGGGAGCGCCGGCCCCGCACTCCCCGGCCTCGACGTCGAAATCGTCGACACGAACGCCGAGCAGGTCGAACCCGGCCGCGCGGGCTACCTGACCGTCCAGAAGCCGTGGCCCGGGATGCTGCGCACCCTCTATCAGAACGACGAGCGCTTCATCGAGGAGTACTGGGCCGAGTACTCGGACACCGACTCCGACGACCCCGAGGACTGGGTCTACTTCCCCGAGGACGGCGCGAAGATCGACGACGAGGACTACATCACCGTCCTCGGGCGCGTCGACGACGTCATCAACGTCTCCGGGCACCGCCTCGGAACCATGGAGATCGAGTCCGCCATCGTCGGCGTCGAAGGCGTCGCGGAAGCCGCCGTCGTCGGCGGCGAGCACGACCTGAAGGGCGAAGCCGTCTACGCCTACGTCATCCTCGAAGAGGGCTACGACGGCGACGAGGAGATGCGCGGGCGCATCGTCGAGGGCGTCGAGGACGCCATCGGCCCCATCGCACGCCCCGAATCCGTCGTCTTCACGCCCGAGCTCCCGAAGACCCGCTCCGGGAAGATCATGCGCCGCCTCCTCGAGGACATCGCGAACGAAGCCGAACTCGGCGACACCTCGACCCTCCAGAACCCCGACATCGTCGGCGACATCCGCGATAAGGTCCACAGCGGGGACTGAGGGACGACGGTCCGCTCGGTTCTCGCGCGAGTCGCGACGGACACCCCCGCGACCGGGGGGCTTAGGGGCGTCGCGACCCCGGACGCACGTATGGCCGACGACGAACTGCTCTGCTTCGACATGTACGGGACGCTCTGCGACGTCTCCAGCGTCGCGGACGCCATCGAATCCGAGTTCGACGTCCCCGCCGCCATCGCCGCGGACGTCGACGCGCTCTGGCGCGAGAAACAACTCGAGTACGCCTTTCACCGGGGTGCGACCGAGCGCTACGCGCCCTTCGACGTCGTGACGCGCGACGCGCTCGAGTACGCGCTCGACTACTACGGCCTCGACGCCGGCGTCGCGGACGCGCTCGTCGACGCGTACGACGACCTCGACCCGTACCCGGACACGCTGGACGCGCTCGAGGCGCTGAGTGCCGACTACGAGACCGTCGTCTTCTCGAACGGGACGCCGGCGATGCTCGACGCGCTCGCCGCGAACACCGACATCGACGCGCACGTGGACGGCCTCGTGAGCGCGGACGGCGCGGGCGCACTCAAACCCACGCCGGCCGTGTACGAGCACGTCGCGCGCGAACGCGGGCGAGCGCTCGCGGACTGTCGGCTCGTCTCCTCGAACGCGTGGGACGTCGCGGGCGCGAGCGCCGCCGGCATGCGGACCGCGTGGGTGAACAGAGCGAACGAACCGCGTGAGCGAGTGGGCGGCGACGCCGACCTCGAAGTCGACTCGCTCGCCGCGCTCGCCGACGCCCTCTAGTTACTCGACCTCGACGGGCGTCGCGTCGTCGAAACGCGAGACGTAGGAGACGAGAAGGAGGAGGACGCCGAGCATCGCCCCGACCATCACCATCCCGTAAATCGCGAGGTTCAGCGGCGTCAGCGCGAACGTCACGGGGCCGAGCGAGCCGACGTGGCCGTCGAGGAGGTTCGGCTGGATGACGTAACCGAGCGCGTACCCGAACAGGCCCGCGATCGCGACCGCCGCGCCGTAGATCGTGAAGACGACGCGACGACCGCCGGTGGCGAAGGACATAGGCGGCGTTTGGGCCCGGAGCGATTAGCCTTTTGCGCTGTCGACCGTACGAACGGCCATGCAAGAGAAGGAGAAACTCCTCGTCATGCTCTTCGGTATCGCGGTCGTGATGATGGCGGCCGCCATCGCCGTCGCCGTCTCGTAGTGAACGCGAAAAGCGAGTAACCCGGTCTAGTTCGCCGTCTCGGCCCCGTCCTCTTCCTCGCCGCCGTCGGCGAGGAGGCGCTCACGCTTCTGCTCGTACCAGTCCCACTCGTGGGTGAACTGGTCGATCTCCTTGAGGTCCCACGGGTCGCCGGAGTCGATGCGCTTGCCGTACTTCGCGGACTGCCAGAAGTTCCAGAGGAACGCGAGCTGCGCGACCGTCATGACGAGCGCGCCGAGCGTCGCGACCGCGTGCCACGTCATGAACTGCGGGAGGTAGGTGGCGTAGCGACGCGGCATCCCGCCGTAGCCGAGGATGAGCATCGCGATGAACGTCACGTTCCCGCCGATGATGGAGAGCCAGAAGTGCCACAGCGCGAGGCGACGGTCGTACATCCGACCGGTCATCATCGGGAACCAGTAGTAGAGGCCGGCGAAGAGCGCGAAGCCGATCGCACCGAAGACGATGAAGTGGAAGTGGCCGACCACGTAGTAGGTGTCCTGCATCACGAGGTCGAACGGGATCGCGGCGAGGAAGACGCCGGTGACGCCGCCGATGATGAAGTTCTGCACGAAGCCGACGGCGAACAGCATCGGCGCCGTCATGCGCAGCTTCCCGTTCCAGAGCGTCGTGATCCAGTTGAACACCTTCACGGCGGACGGCACGCCGATAGCGAGTGAGATCGCCATGAAGGAGGCGGTGAGTCGCGGGTTGATACCCGTCGTGAACATGTGGTGAGCCCACACGCCGAAGCTCAGGATACCGATGGCGAGCGTCGAGTAGACGATGAACTTGAACCCGAAGAGCTTGCGGCCCGCGAACTTCGGGAGGATGAGGCTCACCAGCCCCATCGGCGGCAGCACGAGGATGTAGACCTCGGGGTGGCCGAAGAACCAGAAGAGGTGTTGGAAGAGGAGCGCACCACCGCCCTCGGCGGCGAAGAACATCGTGCCGAAGTTCCGGTCGAGGAGGAGCATGAGGACGGCGCCGCTGAGGATGGGGAACGCGAAGAGGATGAGCCCGCCCTGCGTGAGCATCGTCCAGCTGAAGATGTCGAGCTTCGACCACGGCACCTTCTCCGTGTTCCGTTCGGCGACGATGGTGGCGATGAAGTTGATCGCACCCATCGTCGTGGAGAACCCGGAGAGGTGGAAACCGAGGAGGAAGACGTCGACACCGACGCCCTCTATCGACGTCGAGAGCGGCGTGTAGAGCGTCCACGCGGTCTTCGCGGCCTGAATGTCGATCCCGACGACCGGGAGGAAGAAGCCCGCCCACATCAGGATCGTGGAGAACGGGAGGATCCAGAACGCGATCGCGTTGATGCGCGGGAACGCCATGTCGTCGGCGTCGACGAGGAGCGGCACCATGTAGTTCCCGACGGCGAAGATCATCGGCGCCGCGAACAGGAACAGCATCGTGATGCCGTGCGTCGTCAGGAGGGCGTTGTAGAGCCCGAACCCGCCGTAGCTGGAGAGGAGGTCCATCGACGGCGTGGTGAGCTCGAGACGCATCAGCAGCGCGGTGATGCCACCCCACGCGAACGCGACGACGCCGAACACGAGGTAGAGGATACCGAGGTCCTTGTGGTCGACGGTCGTCAGCCAGCGAGTCAATCCTGCCGGTTTCTCTTCGTGTCCGTGCCCGGTGCTTTCGCCGTAGCCGCCCCCACCGACAGGCGCGTACGCCTGCCAGTCTTCGAGGCGGGTCAGCCATCCCGCCACGACGAGGAGCAGCAGCCCCATCAGCACCGAGAGTATGAGTTCGGGGGAGACTGCCATGTCCGATGGTGGGGGACCCACCGTAAAGAAAGGTACGGGTTCGTCCGCCGCCGGTTAGGTTATGGACCGACTTCGACGTCCTCAACGACTTCGATTCGGTTGGCGGCGACGTAGGTCAGGATGGCGAGGCCGATGAACGGCACGACGATGAGCGCGTACTGGAGGACGCGACTGAACAGCGTGTCGCCCGCCCACGGGTCGACGACCCAGAAGACGGCCGCGAACGCGACCATGATGGCGAGCGGGATGATGTTCACCGCGATGTCGAAGAGGACGTCCTTCTCGAAGACGCTGGAGTGTGATTTCATTGTGGGAGTGTGCGGTCCGCGCCCAAATATATGTTGAGGGTTTCCGCCTTAGAGGTAGCCGGACTCGTAGAGGAAGAGCGCGACGGCACCGAGCACGGCGACGAGACCCCCGCCGGCGATCGTCAGCGCGCGCGCCGTGTACGGCGTGAAAACGAGGAGTGCCGTCCCGGCGGTGCCGGCGATGGCGCCGACGCCGAACGACGTGCCCCAGAGCGTACGCACGTAGCCCGACTCGCGCATGATGCCGACGATGCTCGCCTCCAGCAGGAGGACGCCGCCAACGCCGATCGGGAGGGCGGCGCCGCCGAGGAACACGCCGGTCTCGGTGAGAACGAGACCGAGCGCGACGAACAGCGGCCATGGGCTCGCGGTCACGTATCGCTCGCTGAGGCCGGGTTGCTCTTCCATGCTCACCAGTTGGGACGCGGGGATAAGAAGCGTATCGCTCCGAGGACGCCTAGAAGGGACTGAACTCGGTGCCGTAGACGGACCCGATGTAGACGACGGCGACGAGGAACAGCCAGACGGCGTCGACGAAGTGCCAGTACCAGGAGACGGTGGTGACGGAGACGTGGCGGTCCTGGTCGTACTGGCCGCGGAGGGCGCGGACGACGAGGATGCCGATGAGTATCGCCCCGAAGCTCACGTGCATCCCGTGGAGGCCGGTGAGTCCGAAGAACCCGCTCGCGAAGATGCCGGAGGTGAGCGTGAAGCCCTCGTGGACGATGAACTCGTAGTACTCGTAGACCTGCCCGCCCATGAACACGACGCCGAGCAGGAGCGTTACGACGAGACCCTGCACGAAGCGCTGGTGGTTGCCCTTCTGGAGCTCGTGTTCCGCCCAGTGGATGGTGAAACTGGAGGCGACCAGCAGGAGCGTGTTCAGCACGAGGACGCCGGTGAGAATGCCGCTGTGTGGGAGGTACTCCCCGCTCCACCCGCCCGTGCGGATGAAGAAGTAGTACACGAAGCCGACGGCGAAGGTGGCGATGTCGGTCGCGAGGAACAGGAGCATCCCGAGGCGGAGCGACGCCCCGCCGTTGTGCGAGCCCCGGTCCCAGAAGTCGACGATAAACGCCTGATAGATCCACCCGATCATGCCGGCGATGCTGACGACCCATCCGCCGACGAAGACGCCGACGCCGATCGTCGGCGACGCGACGAGGTCGGTCGTCCGCGCGACGACGAACAGCGTCGCGCCGAGATACACTAGCGTCAGCCCGAGTGCCGTGAAGAACGGCCACCAGCTCGCCTCGCCGTAGCCGCGCGGCCAGTCGCGGACGGCGGGCAGGAAGTGATGCCCGTGGTCTTCGCTTTCCTCCGTAGCCATATACTCGCGGGTAGCGCGGGACAGACTAAAAAACCTCCCAACTGCGGTCGCGCCTCGGCGGCGGCGCCGTCGCTCCACGGGCGTCGAGGGAGACGAGAAGAGAGGGGTTACGCGGCGAGCGCGGGGGCCGCGACGGACTCGGCGGTCGCGTTCGCGTCGGTGGTGTTCGTCTCGGTCGCGTTCGTGCCCTCATCCGAGCCACTGCTCGAACTCTCCGACTGGCTGGCTTGCTGGGCCTGCTCGCTCGCCCACTGGTCGTACTCGCTCTGGTCCATCACGACGACGTCGGCGAGCATGTTCGAGTGGCCGGCGCCACAGAACTCCGCACAGTAGAGGACGTAGGGCTCGTCCTGAACGGTGCTCGGGTCGATCTCGGTCGCGAGGTAGGTGGCGTGTCCGGGGAAGGCGTCCTTCTTCAGTCCGAGCGCGGGGATGTGGACGGCGTGGAGCACGTCTCGCGACGTGATCTTCAGGACGACCTGCTGGTCGGCGGGGAGCACGAGCTTGTTCGCGGTGAAGTTCGTCCCCTCGTGCTGGTAGTGGAACTGCCACGACCACTGGTAGGAGTCGACGTGGACGACTTCGGTGTTCGGCTCCTCCATCATCTGCTGGTACTGCTGGTCGGAGGCCATGACGTACGGCGACCCCATCGCGCCGTAGGCGGCGAGACCGACGAACAGCAGGACGACCGCGGTCGCGGCGGTCCACGTGATCTCGAGGCGGCGATTCTCCTGAGTGGGTTTCGCTTCGTCGGCCTTCCGGAACTTCCAGATGGCGTAGAAGAGGATTCCCTCGACGATGATGGTGATGGGGAGTGCGACGGCGAGCAGCAGGTTGCTGACGTTGCCGATGTACTGGTCGGTGATCGAACTCGCCGCGGCGGCCGGATCGACGGCGAATACCACCAGCCCTACCAGCCCCATCGCCAGGACGGACGCGAGCCGCTTCCGGAACATTGCTACGCGACGGTTGGGAGGTGGCGGGCAAATAAGTACCGACTCGGGGTCTGCGGGCGAGTCGGACAGGATAAGTACGCCCCGCCCTAACCGCCGCTAAGAGGTACCCTCGTGCGCACGACACGCCCCCGACTCACGCACGCACTCGTCGCCACGGCGCTCGGCGTCTACGCGCTCCTCGTCGTCGGTGCGACGACGGCGCTCACGGGCGCCGCGTCGGCCTGCCAGACGTGGCCGGCCTGTAACGGCCGGTGGTTCGCGCTCTCCTCGTTCGCACTCGAGGTGGTCTGGGCGCACCGCATCGCCGCCGCCGTCGTCGGCCTGCTCGTCCTCGCGACGGCCGTGCTGGCCGTCGTCTCGGACGCCGACAGACGCGTCGTCGCGTCGATCTGCGTCTCGCTCGCGCTCTATCCCGTCCAAGTCGGCGTCGGCGCGCTCGCCGCGATCGGTTCGATCACGTACGTCCCGGCGCTCCACCTCGGTCTCGGCGTCGTCATCTTCGCTGGTCTCGTGCTCGCGCTCGCGTGGACGCTCGAAGCGCAGACCGCGAACGAGCCGTCGGCGGAGTGGGCGGGCGACCCGAAGGGGTCGAGCGGGGGGTCGGACGCCGATAGCGCGTCGCGCTCCCGCCCGCTCGCGACCGCCCACGCCTACTTCCGCATGATGAAGCCGCGGCTGATGTGGCTGCTCTGCCTCGTCGCGTCGGCGGGGATGGCGCTCGCGGCCGGCCCCGACCTCTCGGCGCGCACGGTCGGGTTCACGCTGCTCGGCGGCGTGCTCTCCATCGGCGCGAGCGGCACGTTCAACCACGTCCTCGAGCGCGACGTGGACAAGAAGATGAACCGGACGAGCGACCGGCCGCTCGCCACGGAGACGATCCCGAAGCGGAACGCGCTCGCCTTCGGCGGCCTGCTCGCGGCCGCGTCGGTCGCGTCGTTCCTCCAAGTCGGCATGCTCGCGGCCGGGCTGGGTCTCGTCGCGATCATCTTCTACTCGGTGGTGTACACGCTCGTCCTGAAGCCGAACACCGTCCAGAACACCGTCATCGGCGGCGCGGCCGGCGCGCTCCCCGCGCTCATCGGTTGGGCGGCGGTGACGGGGACGCTCGGGGTGCCCGCGCTCGCGCTCGCCGGCGTCATCTTCCTCTGGACGCCCGCGCACTTCTACAACCTCGCGCTCGCCTACCGCGACGACTACGAGCGCGGCGGCTTCCCGATGATGCCCGTCGTGCGGGGCGCGGCGGTGACGCGAAAGCACATCGTCGGCTGGCTCGGCGCGACGCTCGTCGGCGCGGCGGCGCTCGCGGGCGTCACGGACCTCGGCTGGCTCTACGCGGTGACCGTCGTCGCCGTCGGCGCGGTCTTCCTCTGGGCGGTCGTCCGCCTCCACTACGAGCGCGACCGCCCGGCGGCGATGCGCTCGTTCCACGCGTCGAACGCCTTCCTCGGGGCGACGCTCCTCGCGGTCGTCCTCGACGCGCTCGTGATCTGAGATGGCGACCGTCACGCGCCGCCTCCCGTCGCCGGACACCGGGACGCTCCTCGCGTGGGCGGCGATACTGAACGCGGAGATACTCCTCACGCTCGTCTACGTCGTGCTCTCCTCGGGGACGCCGACGAACCCGCTCACCTACGTCTACCCGTGGGTGTGGCTGAACGTCGCGGGGTGGGCGGTCGTGCGGGCGCGCCCGACGCCGACGTCGCGGCGGGTGCGCTGGCTCGCGGCCGCTATCGGCGTCGCGTACTTCCTCGTCGTCGCCTACGCGGGCGGGCTCTACCACCTCTCGGGGGCGGGGCTCGGGCTCTCCGTCCACTGGCTCCCGCCGGGCTGGGGGCCGACGCTCGTCTACAGCACGGCGGCGGCGACGGTGGTGGCGATGCCGTTCAAGCTCGGCGGGTACGCGGCGCTCGCCTACCTCGTCTCCGTGACGGTGCGCGACGCCTCGGCGTCCGCGCTCTCGGGCGTCCTCGGTCTCGTCTCCTGTGTCTCCTGTACGTGGCCGGTCCTCGCGACGGTCGCCACGGGGCTCTTCGGGAGCGCGTCGGCGCTCACGTCGGTCGCGATGACGCGCGCGTACGGCATCTCGACGGTCGTCTTCGTCGTCTCGGTACTCGCGCTCTCGTGGCGACCGACGCGCTGACTGCGCGCGGGCTCGATACAGTTGTGCGACTCGCCTCGTCCCGGAAGCGGAAGCGTTACCGAGCACCGTCGCGGACGGCTGTACATGGCGCCGGTCATCGTCGCCGACGACGTGTACGAGAGCTACGGCGACACCGTCGCGCTCGATGGGGTGTCGCTCGCCGTCGAGGCGGGCGAGGTGTTCGCGCTCATCGGGCCGAACGGTGCCGGGAAGACGACGCTCACGCGCTGTCTCACGGGCACGCGCACGCCGGACGACGGGCGCGTCTCCCTCCTCGGCGAGCCGCCGGGCGAGTCCGCGCGCGAGCGCCTCGGCTTGCTCCCGCAGGACTTCACGCCCCCGGAGCGCTTGACGCCGCGCGAACTCGTCGCCTACTACGCCGGGCTCTACGACGACGCGCGCGACCCCGCCGCCCTCCTCCGCGAGGTCGGGATGGACCCCGCCGTCGACACCCGGTACGAGTCGCTGAGCGGCGGGGAGAAGCGCCGGACCTGTGTCGCGGCGTCGCTCGCGAACGAGCCGGACGTCCTCTTCGTGGACGAGCCGACGACGGGAATCGACCCGGCTGGCCGGCGCGCGCTCTGGGACGTCTTCGAGGCGCTCGCCGACGCGGGGACGACCGTGTTCCTCACGACGCACTACATGGCGGAGGCCGAGCGGCTCGCGGACCGCGTCGGCCTGCTCGCGGACGGCGAGCTCGTCGCGACGGGCACGCCCGAGGAGCTCGTCGCGGCCTACGGCGGCACGCAGTACCTCGCCGTCGAGACGGCCGCCGACCCCGATGCGTTCGACGGCATCGGCTACGACGTCGAGCGCGCGGACGGCGAGGTGCGCGTCCTCGACGTCGCGCCGGAAGCCATCGGGGACGTCGCCGCCGCCCTCGACGCGCGCGGCGTCGCCTTCGACGCGCTCTCGTGGAGCGAGCCGGACCTCGAGGACGTCTACCTCCGTCTCGCGGACGACCCGGGCGTCGTCGAGGCCGACGAGGAGGTGGTGGCGTGAGTTACGCGGTAACTGACCGCAGGGAGGGCACCGCGCCCAGACGAGCGGGAGCGAACGACCGTGAGCGACACGCGAGCCGCGTCGGACCTGCGGTCCGACTGGCTCACACTCGCCACTGGGGGTGGCTCGCGTGAGTCGCTCCGGGCGTATCGCGGCGGAGGTCGGCGCGGCCTACAGGTCGTTCGTCCGTCGGCGCGTCGCGGTCTTCTTCACGTTCTTCTTCCCGGTCCTGCTCATCGCCATCTTCGCGGGCCTCGTGCGGACCGGCGGGGGCGGCACCGGCCTCTTCAGCCAGCCGCCGGGCTACTACGTTCCGGGGTATCTCGCCGTCGTCGTGCTGTTCACGCCGCTCTCGCGACTCGGGAGCGAGGTCGCGCGCTTCCGCGAGGGCAACCGCTTCGAGAAGCTCTCGGCGTCGCCGATGACGCGCTGGGAGTGGCTGCTCGCGCAGACGCTCGTGAACGCTGCGCTCATCGCGCTCGCGTGCGCCGTCCTCCTCGGCCTGCTCGCCGCGACGGGCGCGTCGTTCCGGCTCTCGCCGTGGCTCGTCCTCTTCGTCCCGACGGCGTCGGTGCTCTTCTGTGGCGTGGGTGCGATGCTCGGGTCGCTCGCGGACAGCCAGGACGGCGCGATAACCGCGTCGAACGGCGTCGCGCTCCCCCTGCTGTTCCTCTCGAACACCTTCCTCTCCCCCGCATCGCTCCCGTCGTGGTTCCGGCCGGTCACGGACCTCTCGCCGCTCAGCTACTTCGCGTACGGGGTGCGCGCGGCGACCTACCCGGGGAGCCACGCGGGGTGGCCGGGGTCGGTCGCGGCGAACTACGCCGTCCTGTTCGTCCTCGCGGTCGTCGCGTTCGCAGTCGGCGCGTGGCTCATCCCGTGGACGGAGTGATCAGCGGGGCACCCACGAGTAGACGTGGTTCAGGAGCCAGTAGGTGACGACACCGAACGCGAGGCTGAGCGACCAGGACGCGACGGCGAGTTTGCCGGCGAGCGGGTGGTCGGTGTCGGGGAGTTCGGCGACGTCGTGCGAGAGGCCGAGGACGACGGCGTGGACGACGACGGGGACGGCGAGCGCGCTGAGGAGGATGTGGATGGCAAGCATCGCGAGGTAGAGCGGGTAGACGACGTCGGCGTACGCGGCGAGGAACTGGCCCTGCTCGATGACGATCTCCTTCTCGAAGCCGCCCCCGACCTTCCAGAGGTAGGCGACGAGGAAGAGAAGGATGAGCGCGAACGCGGTGAGCATCGCGGCGCGGTGGGCGCGTATCCGCCCGCGCTTCACGAAGTAGTAGCCGAGGAGGAGTGCGCTGAGCGCGCACGTGTTGATGACGGCGATGGCGTCGGAGAGCAGGAGGACGGTCCGCTCGCCGATGGCGGGGAAGATCGGGAGGACGCCGGCGAACGTCCCGAGGACGAGCGCGTACCCGACGGCGGAGACGACGGCGGTGACGCGGCGCGGGTGTGCGTGGGCGTAGCCGCGAATGGTCATACGCGTCCGTTCCCGCGCCCGGCCCTTATGGTGTGCGATTGGGGGGTGCGCCGGCACAACGCCTAACCGGTCGGCGGGCGACGCGAGAGGCATGAGCCTTCGGAAGACGGTCGCCGGCCTCATCGGTGCGGGCGGGGCGACGGTCGCCGCCGACGGACTGCTCTCCGCGCTCGCCGGACCGCTCGGGCCCGCCCTCCCCGGGCGACAGGAGACGGTTCGCTGGCGCGGCTTCGATGTCGCGTACGCGGAGGTGGGCGACCCCGACGACCCGGACGTCCTCTTGCTCCACGGCGTCCACGCCGCCGCCTCGTCGCGCGAGTTCCGCGGTGTGTGGGAGGCGCTCGCCGAGGAGTACCACGTCGTCGCGCCCGACCTCCCCGGGTTCGGCCGCAGCGACCGCCCGCAGGTCACGTACACGGCCGCACTCTACGAGGCGTTCGTCGCTGCGGCCATCGAGCGCCTCGACGACCCGGCGGTCATCGCGTCCTCGCTCACGGGGTCGTACGCCGCGATCGCGGCCGGGGACGCGGACGTGTCGCGTCTCCTCCTCGTCTGCCCGACCGCCGATACCGCGGCGCGACGCGAGTGGCTGTGCGACCTCTTCCGCGCGCCCGTCGTCGGGCAGGCGGCCTTCGACTGCCTCGTCTCGAAGCCGTCGCTCCGGTACTTCGACGCGCGCGAGGCGT encodes:
- the acs gene encoding acetate--CoA ligase gives rise to the protein MAGEADPEDVELEAHLAEQEVFEPPASFVEQANVTDEDIYEEFEENWPECWEGAADLLSWDEGYDEVLDDSNPPFYEWFTDGKLNASYNCVDRHLEERGDEVALEWVGEPVEEENRSITYEELHEEVNEFAAALRDLGVGEDDVVTMYMPMIPELPVAMLACARIGAPHSVVFAGFSAEALATRLNAADSDYLVTCDGYYRRGDPLDHLGKTNEGLADADHDVDTVVVDRLGPNGDDFGHELGDDQYDYDDLVADHAGAEVEPVERDAEDMLFLMYTSGTTGQPKGVKHTTGGYLAWTAWTSQAVLDIKPEDTYFCAADIGWITGHSYIVYGPLALGTTSMMYEGTPDYPTRERLWQIIEEYEADQLYTAPTAIRSFMKWGEEYPANHDLSSLRLLGTVGEPINPRAWKWYYKHIGNEECPIVDTWWQTETGGHMVTTLPAVNDMKPGSAGPALPGLDVEIVDTNAEQVEPGRAGYLTVQKPWPGMLRTLYQNDERFIEEYWAEYSDTDSDDPEDWVYFPEDGAKIDDEDYITVLGRVDDVINVSGHRLGTMEIESAIVGVEGVAEAAVVGGEHDLKGEAVYAYVILEEGYDGDEEMRGRIVEGVEDAIGPIARPESVVFTPELPKTRSGKIMRRLLEDIANEAELGDTSTLQNPDIVGDIRDKVHSGD
- a CDS encoding haloacid dehalogenase type II; its protein translation is MADDELLCFDMYGTLCDVSSVADAIESEFDVPAAIAADVDALWREKQLEYAFHRGATERYAPFDVVTRDALEYALDYYGLDAGVADALVDAYDDLDPYPDTLDALEALSADYETVVFSNGTPAMLDALAANTDIDAHVDGLVSADGAGALKPTPAVYEHVARERGRALADCRLVSSNAWDVAGASAAGMRTAWVNRANEPRERVGGDADLEVDSLAALADAL
- a CDS encoding DUF7520 family protein, which gives rise to MSFATGGRRVVFTIYGAAVAIAGLFGYALGYVIQPNLLDGHVGSLGPVTFALTPLNLAIYGMVMVGAMLGVLLLLVSYVSRFDDATPVEVE
- a CDS encoding DUF6684 family protein → MKSHSSVFEKDVLFDIAVNIIPLAIMVAFAAVFWVVDPWAGDTLFSRVLQYALIVVPFIGLAILTYVAANRIEVVEDVEVGP
- a CDS encoding DUF7541 family protein, whose amino-acid sequence is MEEQPGLSERYVTASPWPLFVALGLVLTETGVFLGGAALPIGVGGVLLLEASIVGIMRESGYVRTLWGTSFGVGAIAGTAGTALLVFTPYTARALTIAGGGLVAVLGAVALFLYESGYL
- a CDS encoding cytochrome c oxidase subunit 3; the protein is MATEESEDHGHHFLPAVRDWPRGYGEASWWPFFTALGLTLVYLGATLFVVARTTDLVASPTIGVGVFVGGWVVSIAGMIGWIYQAFIVDFWDRGSHNGGASLRLGMLLFLATDIATFAVGFVYYFFIRTGGWSGEYLPHSGILTGVLVLNTLLLVASSFTIHWAEHELQKGNHQRFVQGLVVTLLLGVVFMGGQVYEYYEFIVHEGFTLTSGIFASGFFGLTGLHGMHVSFGAILIGILVVRALRGQYDQDRHVSVTTVSWYWHFVDAVWLFLVAVVYIGSVYGTEFSPF
- the coxB gene encoding cytochrome c oxidase subunit II; translated protein: MFRKRLASVLAMGLVGLVVFAVDPAAAASSITDQYIGNVSNLLLAVALPITIIVEGILFYAIWKFRKADEAKPTQENRRLEITWTAATAVVLLFVGLAAYGAMGSPYVMASDQQYQQMMEEPNTEVVHVDSYQWSWQFHYQHEGTNFTANKLVLPADQQVVLKITSRDVLHAVHIPALGLKKDAFPGHATYLATEIDPSTVQDEPYVLYCAEFCGAGHSNMLADVVVMDQSEYDQWASEQAQQASQSESSSSGSDEGTNATETNTTDANATAESVAAPALAA
- a CDS encoding heme o synthase, with translation MRTTRPRLTHALVATALGVYALLVVGATTALTGAASACQTWPACNGRWFALSSFALEVVWAHRIAAAVVGLLVLATAVLAVVSDADRRVVASICVSLALYPVQVGVGALAAIGSITYVPALHLGLGVVIFAGLVLALAWTLEAQTANEPSAEWAGDPKGSSGGSDADSASRSRPLATAHAYFRMMKPRLMWLLCLVASAGMALAAGPDLSARTVGFTLLGGVLSIGASGTFNHVLERDVDKKMNRTSDRPLATETIPKRNALAFGGLLAAASVASFLQVGMLAAGLGLVAIIFYSVVYTLVLKPNTVQNTVIGGAAGALPALIGWAAVTGTLGVPALALAGVIFLWTPAHFYNLALAYRDDYERGGFPMMPVVRGAAVTRKHIVGWLGATLVGAAALAGVTDLGWLYAVTVVAVGAVFLWAVVRLHYERDRPAAMRSFHASNAFLGATLLAVVLDALVI
- a CDS encoding DUF7546 family protein, yielding MATVTRRLPSPDTGTLLAWAAILNAEILLTLVYVVLSSGTPTNPLTYVYPWVWLNVAGWAVVRARPTPTSRRVRWLAAAIGVAYFLVVAYAGGLYHLSGAGLGLSVHWLPPGWGPTLVYSTAAATVVAMPFKLGGYAALAYLVSVTVRDASASALSGVLGLVSCVSCTWPVLATVATGLFGSASALTSVAMTRAYGISTVVFVVSVLALSWRPTR
- a CDS encoding ABC transporter ATP-binding protein; protein product: MAPVIVADDVYESYGDTVALDGVSLAVEAGEVFALIGPNGAGKTTLTRCLTGTRTPDDGRVSLLGEPPGESARERLGLLPQDFTPPERLTPRELVAYYAGLYDDARDPAALLREVGMDPAVDTRYESLSGGEKRRTCVAASLANEPDVLFVDEPTTGIDPAGRRALWDVFEALADAGTTVFLTTHYMAEAERLADRVGLLADGELVATGTPEELVAAYGGTQYLAVETAADPDAFDGIGYDVERADGEVRVLDVAPEAIGDVAAALDARGVAFDALSWSEPDLEDVYLRLADDPGVVEADEEVVA
- a CDS encoding ABC transporter permease, coding for MSRSGRIAAEVGAAYRSFVRRRVAVFFTFFFPVLLIAIFAGLVRTGGGGTGLFSQPPGYYVPGYLAVVVLFTPLSRLGSEVARFREGNRFEKLSASPMTRWEWLLAQTLVNAALIALACAVLLGLLAATGASFRLSPWLVLFVPTASVLFCGVGAMLGSLADSQDGAITASNGVALPLLFLSNTFLSPASLPSWFRPVTDLSPLSYFAYGVRAATYPGSHAGWPGSVAANYAVLFVLAVVAFAVGAWLIPWTE
- a CDS encoding DUF420 domain-containing protein — its product is MTIRGYAHAHPRRVTAVVSAVGYALVLGTFAGVLPIFPAIGERTVLLLSDAIAVINTCALSALLLGYYFVKRGRIRAHRAAMLTAFALILLFLVAYLWKVGGGFEKEIVIEQGQFLAAYADVVYPLYLAMLAIHILLSALAVPVVVHAVVLGLSHDVAELPDTDHPLAGKLAVASWSLSLAFGVVTYWLLNHVYSWVPR